From a region of the Pseudanabaena sp. ABRG5-3 genome:
- a CDS encoding glycosyltransferase family 2 protein, translating to MPKVSIVIVNYNYGKYLDERIRTILNQSYKDFELIIVDNGSTDNSVEIINHYISDSRVIPNFYPENVSPYKRWNYAADIAQGDYLLISSADDSCHPRMLEKLTEKLDNHPEVGLAYTQSIEIDNEGTTLRSFKQYTDELDIDHWSSDFINSGKEECKYLFFKCTIPNSSGVLMRRKIFIESGKFDVQMPFSADWMLYAKILMNSDIAFVAEPLNYHRIHPNVMRKNNRDDIFLEERLQVLYYLFNHLQPPDSFITKIYDPTIGWWLRVIASGKSTFSGNQRIYRILKDINPTLNYRVVKNLIEIVKRKLKISSNLSDSILVDNKAFTDSIK from the coding sequence ATGCCTAAAGTCAGTATCGTCATCGTAAATTACAATTATGGCAAGTACCTAGACGAACGTATTAGGACAATATTAAATCAGTCATACAAAGACTTTGAGTTAATTATTGTTGATAACGGGTCAACTGATAATAGTGTTGAAATAATAAATCATTATATATCTGACAGTAGGGTAATCCCCAATTTTTATCCTGAAAATGTTTCACCTTACAAGCGATGGAATTATGCTGCGGATATAGCTCAAGGAGACTATTTGCTAATATCTAGTGCAGATGATAGCTGTCATCCAAGAATGCTAGAGAAATTAACAGAAAAGCTTGATAATCATCCTGAAGTTGGTCTTGCTTATACTCAGTCGATAGAAATTGACAATGAAGGTACTACTTTAAGATCGTTCAAACAATATACAGATGAATTAGATATTGATCACTGGTCTAGTGATTTTATAAACAGTGGAAAGGAAGAGTGTAAGTATTTATTTTTCAAATGTACAATCCCCAACTCTAGTGGGGTATTAATGCGCCGTAAAATTTTTATTGAATCAGGTAAATTTGATGTACAGATGCCATTCTCAGCGGATTGGATGCTTTATGCAAAAATTTTGATGAATTCAGATATTGCATTTGTTGCTGAACCTCTCAACTATCATAGGATACATCCAAATGTAATGAGAAAGAATAATAGAGATGATATATTCTTAGAAGAACGATTGCAAGTTCTATATTATTTATTTAATCATTTACAACCACCTGATTCTTTTATAACAAAGATTTACGATCCAACTATTGGATGGTGGCTAAGAGTAATAGCTTCAGGTAAATCAACATTTAGCGGAAATCAGAGGATTTATAGAATTTTAAAAGATATCAATCCGACTCTTAATTATCGTGTAGTCAAAAATCTTATAGAGATTGTTAAAAGAAAATTAAAGATATCTTCCAATTTAAGCGATAGTATTTTAGTAGACAATAAAGCTTTTACTGATAGTATCAAATAA
- a CDS encoding glycosyltransferase family 2 protein, translating into MTKVSVIIPNYNHARFLEKRIHTVLQQTYQDFEVICLDDASTDASNYMISKFSNNQRFQTIYNNINSGSPFKQWEKGLQIAKGEYIWIAESDDYADLRFLEKLVPLLDQNPNIGLVYSQSLGVDENDHVMRNWKTWTDDLDSDRWSNDFINNGSDECQKYLIFKNTIPNASAVLMRRSVLEKTGKIDTQMRLAGDWLLWAKMLTISDIAFVAEPLNNFRTHTNVVRNTSKPYLELEERLQVVRYISQQIDIPHNFWEIVFNPSIGWWIRMIFRGEIPLSRSHKIYQLLKNIDPNINYRLFTIFFKTLKSKLSL; encoded by the coding sequence ATGACAAAAGTTAGCGTAATTATTCCTAACTATAACCATGCAAGGTTTCTAGAAAAGCGTATTCATACTGTTCTACAACAAACCTATCAAGACTTTGAAGTTATATGTTTAGATGATGCTTCAACGGATGCAAGCAATTATATGATTTCTAAGTTTTCAAATAATCAAAGGTTTCAGACAATTTATAATAATATCAATAGTGGTTCTCCTTTTAAACAGTGGGAGAAAGGCTTGCAGATTGCTAAGGGAGAATATATTTGGATTGCTGAGTCAGATGATTATGCTGATCTAAGATTTTTAGAAAAACTTGTACCTCTTCTTGATCAAAATCCAAATATTGGTTTAGTTTATTCTCAGTCTTTAGGAGTTGACGAAAATGATCATGTGATGCGTAATTGGAAAACATGGACAGATGATCTGGATAGCGATCGCTGGTCAAATGACTTTATTAATAATGGAAGTGACGAATGTCAAAAGTATCTAATTTTTAAAAATACAATTCCTAATGCTAGTGCTGTGCTTATGAGGCGATCAGTTCTAGAAAAAACAGGAAAGATTGATACTCAAATGCGATTAGCTGGAGATTGGTTACTCTGGGCAAAAATGTTGACAATTTCAGATATTGCCTTTGTTGCTGAGCCTTTGAACAATTTTAGAACTCATACCAATGTAGTAAGAAATACAAGTAAACCATATTTAGAGTTGGAAGAAAGGCTTCAGGTAGTTCGCTATATTTCTCAACAAATAGATATCCCACATAATTTTTGGGAAATAGTTTTTAATCCATCAATTGGATGGTGGATTAGGATGATATTCCGTGGTGAAATCCCTTTAAGTAGAAGTCATAAAATTTATCAATTACTAAAAAATATTGATCCAAATATAAACTATCGGCTATTTACAATATTTTTCAAAACACTAAAAAGCAAACTATCTTTATGA
- a CDS encoding PIG-L deacetylase family protein, translated as MLRLKFDSQGKDSLRQVLCLGAHSDDIEIGCSGTLLKLIDQFPDISIYWVVFGANGQRKEEALASAYVLLKDVKKKTILIKDFRDRFFPYIGSEIKEFFDHLSKDVSPDLILTHYHKDLHQDHRLISDLTWNAFRDHMILEYEIPKYDGDLSNPNFFVHLDSVIYEKKITHLMEYFATQSNKQWFTEETFSSILRLRGIQSNAPNKYAEAFYSRKAIFL; from the coding sequence ATGCTTCGATTAAAATTTGATTCGCAAGGAAAAGACTCTCTTCGCCAAGTTCTCTGCCTAGGCGCTCATAGTGATGACATTGAAATTGGTTGTAGTGGTACATTACTTAAACTCATTGATCAATTTCCAGATATAAGTATTTACTGGGTTGTATTTGGAGCTAATGGTCAAAGAAAGGAAGAAGCTCTTGCCAGTGCCTATGTCTTATTAAAAGATGTCAAAAAGAAAACGATATTGATTAAAGATTTTAGAGATCGCTTTTTTCCTTATATTGGCTCAGAAATTAAAGAATTTTTTGATCATCTAAGTAAAGACGTATCTCCAGATTTGATTTTAACCCATTACCACAAAGACTTACATCAAGATCATCGACTAATTTCTGATTTAACTTGGAATGCCTTTCGAGATCATATGATTTTGGAATACGAAATTCCAAAATATGATGGTGATCTAAGTAACCCTAACTTTTTTGTTCATTTAGATTCTGTAATCTACGAGAAAAAAATCACTCATTTGATGGAATATTTTGCAACTCAATCTAATAAGCAATGGTTCACTGAAGAAACATTTTCCTCTATCTTGAGATTGCGTGGAATTCAATCAAATGCACCAAATAAATATGCAGAAGCTTTTTACTCAAGAAAAGCCATTTTTCTATAA